One stretch of Microaerobacter geothermalis DNA includes these proteins:
- a CDS encoding TrkH family potassium uptake protein yields the protein MGLMFMKPKRKLSTVQIIVSFYLIATILATILISLPIFHKPGVELSFIDALFTAVSAISVTGLTVVNTADTFNVPGIIMLSFILQFGGIGIMTLGTFLWIVLGRQIGLSQRRLIMVDQNQSTLSGLVALMKRILGLAIGIEAIGTILLGTYFLDRYNHWYEAYYYGFFSALSAFTNAGFDIFGNSLFDFSHDYYVQTINILLLIAGAIGFPVLIELMDFLSGKYPNFRFSLYTKITTTTFFTLMLLGAVGIWLLDYKHFFADKGIVESIYYALFNSVTTRNGGLATMDVSLFNNATLLFMSFLMFVGASPSSVGGGIRTTTLAIIFLKIRAFSLGYKQIRVFNRELYEDDVEKTFAVIIMALLLLFVSSMILMAVEDFSPIEIIFEVASAFGTTGLSMGITPELSTVGKVVIIFLMFIGRIGILSLLFLLRREDRDPHFHYPKERIIVG from the coding sequence ATGGGGTTAATGTTTATGAAACCTAAAAGGAAATTATCAACGGTACAAATCATCGTATCTTTTTATTTAATTGCCACGATTTTGGCCACAATCTTAATCAGTTTGCCCATTTTTCACAAACCGGGTGTAGAGCTTTCGTTTATTGATGCTCTCTTTACTGCAGTTAGTGCCATTAGTGTGACCGGATTAACTGTAGTCAACACTGCAGACACCTTTAATGTTCCGGGGATCATTATGCTCTCCTTTATTTTACAATTTGGAGGTATCGGTATCATGACCCTTGGAACTTTCCTTTGGATCGTATTGGGAAGGCAAATTGGGCTTAGCCAGCGCAGACTCATTATGGTTGACCAAAACCAATCCACCCTTTCCGGGCTAGTTGCCTTAATGAAACGAATATTGGGATTAGCCATTGGCATAGAAGCTATAGGAACCATACTTCTAGGCACCTATTTTTTGGATCGCTACAACCATTGGTATGAAGCCTACTATTATGGTTTCTTTTCAGCCTTATCCGCTTTTACCAATGCCGGATTCGATATTTTTGGAAATTCTTTGTTTGATTTCAGTCACGATTATTACGTACAAACGATAAATATTTTGCTGCTTATTGCCGGAGCCATCGGATTTCCGGTTTTGATTGAATTGATGGACTTCTTGTCAGGGAAATATCCCAATTTCCGTTTTTCCCTTTACACAAAAATTACGACCACCACCTTTTTTACCCTAATGCTGCTTGGAGCAGTTGGCATTTGGCTGTTGGACTACAAACATTTTTTTGCCGACAAAGGAATAGTAGAATCGATTTATTATGCCCTTTTTAATTCCGTTACCACCAGAAATGGGGGACTGGCAACGATGGATGTCAGCTTGTTCAATAATGCAACCCTGTTGTTTATGTCTTTTCTGATGTTTGTAGGCGCAAGCCCATCCAGTGTCGGTGGTGGAATAAGGACCACAACTTTAGCGATTATTTTTTTGAAAATTCGAGCCTTTAGTCTGGGATACAAGCAAATCAGGGTATTTAACAGAGAATTATATGAGGATGATGTGGAAAAAACCTTTGCCGTGATTATCATGGCTTTGCTTCTTCTCTTCGTAAGCTCCATGATATTAATGGCTGTGGAAGATTTTTCTCCCATTGAAATTATCTTTGAAGTGGCTTCCGCCTTCGGTACTACAGGATTATCCATGGGAATCACCCCAGAATTAAGCACCGTTGGAAAAGTCGTGATCATCTTTCTTATGTTTATTGGAAGAATTGGGATTTTATCTTTACTCTTTCTATTACGGAGAGAAGATCGGGATCCCCATTTCCATTATCCGAAGGAGAGAATCATCGTCGGGTGA
- a CDS encoding DUF2922 domain-containing protein, protein MAKTLDLLFLNQEGKRVRLSINNPTEPVDPLAVSTVMDLVIAKNIFSSTGGDLISKEGAELTERTVTEIVLG, encoded by the coding sequence ATGGCGAAAACTTTGGATCTTTTGTTCTTAAACCAAGAAGGAAAGCGGGTTCGTCTCAGCATAAATAACCCCACTGAACCCGTTGATCCGCTGGCTGTTTCCACCGTGATGGATCTGGTCATAGCAAAAAATATTTTTTCAAGTACTGGTGGGGATTTGATCAGCAAAGAAGGGGCTGAACTGACGGAAAGAACGGTGACAGAAATTGTTCTCGGCTAA
- a CDS encoding BhlA/UviB family holin-like peptide — MKYFVTQGPFATLFVWLLFYVMKNNKERENRLHQLLDKFSDKYDVIIGELREMKEKI, encoded by the coding sequence ATGAAATATTTTGTCACACAAGGTCCCTTTGCCACCCTTTTTGTTTGGCTATTATTTTACGTGATGAAAAATAATAAAGAAAGAGAAAACCGTCTTCATCAGCTCCTTGATAAATTTAGCGACAAATATGATGTCATTATCGGGGAGCTTCGTGAGATGAAAGAGAAAATATAA
- a CDS encoding sigma-70 family RNA polymerase sigma factor codes for MDNPRELWEKYQPLLGNCLKRFHLYGYWDDAVQVAQMALWEACLRFDSSKGYFPAYARKWINGRMLNWLSRERNWKKMHIFPREEEHEDWVDIIPDPMVQIEDHVEMGNQLNEWLEGLTQREKGCLILNVLQGYTLKEISSYYGVSIWTVAEWKKRGLYKLRKKMNNKSQKTSSKGI; via the coding sequence ATGGATAATCCAAGGGAACTATGGGAAAAATATCAGCCTTTGTTAGGGAATTGTCTTAAGCGATTCCATCTTTACGGTTACTGGGATGATGCAGTCCAGGTTGCTCAAATGGCATTATGGGAAGCGTGTTTACGATTTGATTCTTCAAAGGGGTATTTTCCTGCCTATGCAAGAAAGTGGATCAATGGTCGTATGTTGAACTGGTTAAGCAGGGAGAGAAACTGGAAGAAGATGCACATTTTTCCCCGGGAAGAAGAGCATGAGGATTGGGTGGATATTATTCCCGATCCAATGGTTCAAATTGAAGATCATGTTGAAATGGGAAATCAGTTAAATGAATGGTTGGAAGGCTTGACTCAACGGGAAAAAGGGTGTTTGATTCTGAATGTCTTACAGGGATATACGTTAAAGGAGATTTCCAGTTATTATGGAGTGTCCATATGGACTGTTGCAGAGTGGAAGAAAAGGGGCTTATACAAGCTGAGAAAAAAAATGAACAATAAGTCCCAAAAAACATCTTCAAAAGGTATTTAA
- a CDS encoding Asp23/Gls24 family envelope stress response protein: MTEGTVRIADDVVALIASIAASDTHGVAGMSGGITEGLAKRVSGKNVHKGVSVEVGNVETAIDLRIIVKYGEKIDEVCRRLQENVKDAVESMTGLKVVEVNVKVEGVEFEKVVPVVEEPRTK, encoded by the coding sequence ATGACGGAAGGTACTGTGCGAATTGCCGATGATGTGGTGGCACTCATTGCTAGCATTGCAGCCTCAGATACCCATGGAGTTGCTGGGATGTCCGGAGGGATAACCGAAGGCTTAGCCAAAAGAGTAAGCGGCAAAAATGTACACAAGGGTGTATCAGTGGAGGTTGGAAATGTCGAAACAGCCATTGACCTGCGCATCATTGTAAAATATGGCGAAAAAATTGATGAAGTCTGCAGAAGATTACAAGAGAATGTAAAGGATGCGGTTGAATCCATGACCGGTTTAAAAGTGGTCGAGGTAAATGTAAAAGTGGAAGGAGTGGAATTTGAAAAAGTTGTTCCTGTTGTGGAAGAGCCTCGCACAAAATAA
- the ftsW gene encoding putative lipid II flippase FtsW, with the protein MKPIRGTPDFFILFTTLLIVGFGITMLFSASSIVSYWEMNDRWFFTRKQIIWAILGLIGMLITMNIPYSFFKRWFVLILFVILILLSLVFVKGIGIEANNARSWIGTDAFTLQPAEFAKLGLIIYLAGLISKKEGKIQDLTKGYVPAVLIIGIIFILIAKQPDYGTAMIILSIGIVMLVIGGAKLKHLFLTGLPALAIITYYVFSAEYRRVRFASFLNPWEDRYESGWQLVQSLLAIGHGGITGTGFGKSIQKFMYIPYPQNDFIFSIMAEELGFVGVSLFIFVLILLIWRSILVTQKIDDPFANLLGIGIVSMIAIQTILNIGVVTGLLPNTGVPLPFISYGGSSLIVMMTSMGIILSISREVNRMKKEKALI; encoded by the coding sequence ATGAAACCAATTAGAGGAACGCCGGACTTTTTTATACTCTTTACCACCCTGTTAATCGTAGGATTTGGAATTACCATGCTGTTTAGTGCCAGTTCCATTGTCTCTTATTGGGAAATGAATGACCGATGGTTCTTCACCAGAAAGCAAATCATCTGGGCAATACTGGGGCTGATTGGTATGCTGATCACGATGAACATTCCCTATTCTTTTTTTAAACGATGGTTTGTTCTTATTTTATTCGTTATTCTAATATTGCTGTCACTGGTATTTGTAAAGGGGATTGGAATAGAGGCAAATAATGCCCGGAGTTGGATTGGTACCGATGCTTTCACTCTCCAGCCCGCAGAATTCGCAAAGCTGGGTCTAATTATCTATTTGGCAGGATTGATTAGCAAAAAAGAGGGGAAAATTCAGGACTTAACCAAGGGATATGTTCCCGCCGTTCTAATCATCGGGATTATTTTTATCTTAATCGCAAAACAACCAGATTATGGCACGGCTATGATAATTCTTTCCATTGGAATTGTTATGCTGGTTATTGGGGGGGCTAAGCTGAAACATCTTTTTTTAACCGGCCTTCCCGCATTGGCCATTATTACTTACTATGTATTTTCTGCCGAATACCGAAGGGTACGATTTGCATCCTTTTTAAACCCTTGGGAGGATAGGTATGAATCCGGCTGGCAATTGGTTCAATCCCTCTTAGCCATAGGTCACGGCGGGATAACAGGTACAGGATTTGGCAAAAGCATTCAAAAATTCATGTATATTCCCTATCCTCAAAATGACTTTATTTTTTCAATTATGGCGGAAGAATTGGGATTTGTAGGAGTTTCATTATTTATCTTTGTCCTTATTCTGCTGATATGGCGTTCTATTTTGGTCACCCAAAAAATTGATGATCCATTTGCCAACCTATTAGGGATCGGCATTGTTTCCATGATTGCCATTCAAACCATATTAAATATCGGTGTGGTAACTGGACTTCTTCCTAATACTGGGGTTCCACTTCCCTTTATTAGCTATGGAGGTTCATCTCTTATCGTGATGATGACCAGTATGGGAATTATTCTAAGTATTTCCAGGGAAGTGAATCGCATGAAAAAAGAAAAAGCACTCATATAA
- a CDS encoding DUF1659 domain-containing protein, translating to MPVISTPNFSRIVIAFQTGVDANGNPVKQSKSYNRVKPSSTDQDVYDVANALAGLQSNPVLSIQRFDQEELSQ from the coding sequence ATGCCAGTAATCAGCACTCCTAATTTTTCCAGAATCGTCATTGCGTTTCAGACGGGAGTTGATGCAAATGGCAATCCGGTTAAGCAATCTAAGAGTTACAACCGTGTCAAACCATCATCAACAGATCAGGATGTATATGATGTAGCCAATGCCCTTGCTGGATTGCAGAGCAACCCCGTTTTGTCCATCCAACGCTTTGACCAGGAAGAATTAAGCCAGTAA